One window of Lytechinus variegatus isolate NC3 chromosome 2, Lvar_3.0, whole genome shotgun sequence genomic DNA carries:
- the LOC121408909 gene encoding MORN repeat-containing protein 3-like, whose product MPYQKVPKKTQPLWHDWDYKAQKKGVRSTVYSVNGDEYTGEWLDNKKHGKGTYKWKKSGALYDGDWKFGKRNGFGTLSTPMEGGGYKRIYSGGWKNDKRHGYGTNFYSAEEYYEGEWYADKRSGWGRMYFADGSTYEGEWYNDERNGQGMLRLATENRYEGMWKDHKKNGPGKFFYLDKGQVYEGVWVNDIAKCGTMVDFGREGAPDPTQYPIPEIKLADANGVLQEAEDMFLPDSD is encoded by the exons ATGCCGTATCAGAAAGTACCAAAGAAAACGCAACCTCTGTGGCATGATTGGGACTATAAGGCACAGAAAAAAGGTGTCCGGAGTACAGTGTATTCTGTAAATGGAGATGAATATACAGGAGAATGGCTTGACAACAAAAAACAtg GCAAAGGAACGTACAAGTGGAAGAAGTCAGGAGCTTTATATGATGGAGATTGGAAGTTTGGAAAGAGGAATGGGTTTGGAACATTAAGTACCCCCATGGAGGGAGGAGGCTACAAAAGAATCTACTCTGGTGGCTGGAAAAATGATAAACGACAT GGTTATGGAACAAATTTTTACTCAGCAGAAGAGTACTATGAAGGAGAATGGTATGCTGATAAGCGCAGTGGGTGGGGTAGGATGTACTTTGCTGATGGAAGCACATATGAAGGAGAGTGGTACAATGATGAGAGGAATGGACAGGGCATGCTCAGATTAG CGACAGAGAATCGTTACGAGGGCATGTGGAAGGATCACAAGAAGAATGGACCAGGGAAGTTCTTTTACTTGGACAAAGGTCAGGTCTATGAGGGTGTCTGGGTCAATGACATTGCCAAGTGTGGCACCATGGTAGACTTTGGCAGAGAGGGAGCTCCAGACCCAACTCAGTATCCCATTCCAGAG ATCAAACTCGCAGATGCAAATGGCGTACTCCAAGAAGCAGAAGATATGTTTTTACCCGACAGTGATTGA